A window of the Schlesneria paludicola DSM 18645 genome harbors these coding sequences:
- a CDS encoding cupin-like domain-containing protein, translating to MNSLTLPSHATVDGTAANPALLELESSTFETHFNRQPFLIGHHLCDHSLFQFDRLLELAKSLPEEMIEYNAGNLPVNQDQQLTPRNGLSVEETIRRIESCKSWMVLKHVEKDPTYRQLLHDCLAEVKPYSERVVPGMCDAYAYIFMTSPGSVTPYHMDPEHNFLLQIRGSKTVHLFDGRDRSIVSERDLETFYGAVTRQMELTDENRHKSMVFDLQAGQGLHFPVTYPHWVQNGNAVSISFSITFRTPDLERRKTVYSMNHQQRLRGGEPTPYGVSPWKDSLKFNSFRLWRKANSLLGRSI from the coding sequence ATGAATAGCCTGACACTGCCTTCGCACGCGACTGTCGATGGAACCGCGGCCAATCCGGCCTTGCTGGAGCTGGAGTCATCGACGTTCGAGACGCATTTCAATCGCCAGCCATTTCTGATCGGCCATCACCTTTGCGATCATTCGTTGTTCCAGTTCGATCGGTTGCTCGAACTGGCCAAGTCATTGCCCGAAGAAATGATCGAATACAACGCTGGAAATCTTCCGGTGAATCAGGATCAGCAACTGACCCCGCGCAATGGGCTGTCGGTTGAGGAAACCATTCGACGGATCGAAAGCTGCAAGTCATGGATGGTCTTGAAACATGTCGAAAAGGATCCCACGTACCGCCAGCTCTTGCACGATTGCCTGGCCGAAGTGAAGCCGTATTCGGAACGCGTTGTTCCTGGCATGTGCGACGCGTACGCCTATATCTTCATGACATCGCCCGGTTCCGTGACCCCTTATCATATGGACCCGGAACACAACTTCCTGTTGCAGATCCGTGGTTCAAAGACGGTTCACCTGTTCGACGGGCGTGATCGATCCATCGTCTCGGAGCGCGATCTGGAAACGTTCTACGGCGCTGTGACGCGCCAGATGGAACTGACAGACGAGAATCGCCACAAGTCGATGGTCTTTGACTTGCAAGCGGGGCAGGGGCTGCATTTTCCCGTGACCTATCCACACTGGGTTCAGAACGGAAATGCCGTTTCGATTTCGTTCAGCATCACGTTCCGCACTCCCGACCTCGAACGCCGCAAAACCGTCTACAGCATGAATCACCAGCAGCGTCTACGCGGTGGTGAACCGACTCCCTACGGCGTATCGCCCTGGAAGGACAGCCTGAAATTCAACTCGTTCCGCCTGTGGCGTAAGGCGAACAGCCTGCTCGGTCGATCGATCTAG
- a CDS encoding efflux RND transporter permease subunit, whose product MIRRLIDWAVANPLIVMILTVALMIGGGYAFTHVNIEAYPDPAPAIIEVVALFPGASAEEVERQVSIPLEVALAGMPGLETTRSKSLFGLSHLRNQFTYVKDYEQARQDVINRLANADLPDGVKPSISPASPVGEILRFTLENPQDPITGKPVYTLNDLQALENFVVERELMRAPGVAGVSGIGGMEKRYEVQPDPIRLRRYGITLKQLEDALQSANANGSGDNLTQGELTIVVRSIGLFGRGQDPQQLVLGISDPVEAARILRAEEVNRCLEIRQVVVASVNNVPVRVDHLVDGGPMLNADGLPRVDDRMLMSQGVVVGHKTRLGLAAISHRQTDSDGNTLTNPDGTDVWEDEEDVVQGIVLMRKGQASLPTLEGVLAKIDELHESGKLLPGVKIIPYYNRSTLIERTTETVHESLFLGMTLVTVILLMFLSNVRAAVIAAINIPLALLFAFGVLFLRGKSANLLSIGAVDFGIIVDSTVIIVESIYRRLTHGDDPPEMPLAQRIARAAGGVQRSLMFATAVMVCALLPLFTMTGPEGQIFGPMADTYAFALGGALILAATVSPVLCLLLLKNVRPKPDNLLVHGLQATYLAQLKALLSVRWLVLAMFLALAGFTGLAAVQMGREFMPELEEGGMLVRGTFPMNVSFGEAVDRARDFRRLIQRFPEVRIIPNTVGRPDDGMDTGGYYNMEANLPLRPQGEWPINAKRGRQRTKAEMVADLAFELEQQFPGAIWDISQIIRDNVMEALSGVKGENSIKIFGPDLDTLETTAMQVRDGLNKVPGVVNAGVFRIQGQSNLEFPVDRQKCARWNVSAADVQGVIQSAVGGKAATEMTEGEKTFDVTVRWPERLRADEQAILDIPVPVGNSTTADNNVTIAGTPISGGATGLSAIGTTLPFPSATGSNVNAPAISTGTPTRRLADLVTPLNAQRQPDPDGSFLLPGASTIYREQGKRFIAIKFEVSGRDLAGAVAEARATVSPLIKSPYRAEWSGEFRQMEQAEQRMASMFGVSMILICLLLYLAFRSFLDVGVVLANVLSMGMGGFWALKLAGLNFNISAAVGFISILGVGVMDGLILVSSFNAQRAHGVPLREALFQTVQQRIRPVVMTLLTGILGLLPAALSTAIGSDSQRPLAIVVVGGMSTLLVVNLTPILYSFYGHRTPPAGAGDLAH is encoded by the coding sequence ATGATTCGTAGGTTGATTGACTGGGCGGTGGCCAACCCGCTCATTGTGATGATTCTGACCGTTGCACTGATGATCGGCGGCGGGTATGCGTTCACGCACGTGAATATCGAAGCGTATCCCGACCCTGCGCCGGCCATCATTGAGGTTGTCGCACTCTTTCCCGGGGCAAGTGCCGAAGAGGTCGAACGCCAGGTGAGTATCCCCCTGGAAGTGGCGTTGGCCGGAATGCCGGGCCTTGAGACGACCCGTAGCAAGTCTCTATTCGGGCTGTCTCACCTTCGCAATCAGTTCACCTACGTCAAGGATTATGAGCAGGCCCGTCAGGATGTCATCAATCGCCTGGCGAATGCCGATCTCCCCGATGGCGTGAAGCCGAGTATTTCTCCTGCGTCACCCGTTGGCGAGATCCTGAGATTTACTCTCGAAAATCCTCAGGACCCCATCACCGGTAAACCCGTCTATACCTTGAACGATCTTCAGGCGCTCGAGAACTTCGTCGTCGAGCGTGAACTGATGCGAGCGCCTGGTGTCGCTGGGGTCAGTGGGATTGGGGGCATGGAGAAGCGGTACGAGGTCCAACCCGATCCCATCCGGCTGCGTCGCTATGGAATTACACTCAAGCAACTCGAAGACGCACTTCAAAGTGCGAATGCCAACGGCAGCGGCGACAATTTGACGCAGGGCGAATTGACCATCGTGGTTCGGTCGATTGGCCTGTTTGGCCGTGGACAAGATCCGCAGCAACTCGTTCTCGGGATCAGTGACCCGGTCGAGGCGGCAAGGATTCTGAGAGCGGAGGAAGTCAATCGCTGCTTGGAAATCCGCCAGGTGGTGGTTGCCAGCGTCAATAATGTTCCTGTCCGAGTGGATCATCTGGTCGACGGTGGGCCCATGCTGAACGCCGATGGTCTGCCACGGGTGGACGACCGGATGCTCATGTCTCAAGGCGTTGTCGTCGGCCATAAGACGCGACTGGGGCTGGCCGCCATCAGTCATCGACAAACCGATTCCGATGGAAACACCCTTACCAATCCCGACGGTACGGACGTCTGGGAGGACGAAGAGGATGTCGTTCAGGGGATCGTGCTGATGCGGAAAGGACAGGCCTCACTTCCCACTCTTGAGGGTGTTCTTGCCAAGATTGACGAGCTGCATGAATCAGGCAAATTGCTGCCTGGAGTCAAAATCATTCCATACTACAACCGTAGTACATTGATCGAGCGCACGACCGAGACCGTGCATGAGAGTTTGTTTCTGGGGATGACGCTGGTCACGGTCATCCTGCTGATGTTTTTGAGCAACGTCCGGGCCGCGGTGATTGCAGCGATCAATATTCCGCTGGCGCTTCTGTTTGCGTTTGGAGTTTTGTTTCTACGCGGCAAGTCCGCCAATCTGCTGTCGATTGGAGCGGTCGATTTCGGCATCATCGTGGATTCGACGGTGATTATTGTCGAAAGCATTTATCGCCGACTGACACATGGTGACGATCCGCCCGAGATGCCGCTGGCGCAGCGGATCGCTCGTGCTGCCGGGGGCGTTCAGCGCAGCCTGATGTTCGCAACCGCCGTGATGGTCTGTGCATTGCTGCCGCTGTTCACCATGACAGGGCCCGAGGGCCAGATCTTCGGCCCGATGGCTGACACCTACGCGTTCGCTCTCGGCGGAGCCTTGATCCTTGCGGCCACGGTGTCGCCTGTGTTGTGCCTGCTTCTTTTGAAAAATGTTCGGCCCAAGCCTGATAACCTGCTTGTTCACGGGCTTCAAGCAACGTACCTGGCCCAATTGAAAGCATTGCTGTCGGTCCGTTGGCTTGTCTTAGCCATGTTTCTTGCCCTGGCGGGATTCACCGGGCTGGCCGCCGTGCAGATGGGACGCGAATTCATGCCCGAACTTGAGGAGGGCGGGATGCTGGTGCGTGGCACATTCCCGATGAATGTCTCGTTCGGTGAAGCCGTTGACAGGGCACGTGATTTCCGGCGTCTGATTCAGCGGTTCCCCGAGGTTCGAATTATCCCGAACACCGTTGGCCGCCCCGATGATGGAATGGACACCGGGGGCTACTACAACATGGAAGCGAACTTGCCTCTTCGACCTCAGGGGGAATGGCCTATCAATGCGAAACGTGGACGCCAGCGCACGAAGGCCGAAATGGTCGCCGACTTGGCGTTCGAACTCGAACAGCAGTTTCCCGGAGCCATCTGGGACATCTCGCAAATCATCCGCGATAACGTGATGGAAGCGCTGTCTGGAGTGAAAGGGGAGAACTCGATCAAGATCTTCGGACCCGATCTCGACACGCTGGAAACAACGGCGATGCAGGTTCGCGATGGCTTGAACAAGGTTCCCGGTGTGGTGAATGCGGGTGTGTTCCGCATTCAAGGACAATCCAATCTGGAGTTTCCCGTTGATCGTCAGAAATGTGCCCGCTGGAACGTTTCGGCGGCGGATGTCCAGGGCGTGATCCAGTCGGCCGTCGGTGGAAAGGCCGCGACAGAAATGACGGAAGGCGAGAAAACCTTCGACGTCACCGTTCGCTGGCCCGAGCGACTGCGCGCCGACGAACAGGCGATTCTCGATATCCCTGTCCCCGTTGGGAACAGCACCACTGCGGACAACAATGTCACGATCGCAGGCACCCCCATCAGCGGCGGGGCAACAGGTCTCTCTGCGATTGGAACAACCTTGCCGTTCCCTTCTGCGACCGGAAGTAACGTGAATGCCCCGGCAATTTCCACAGGGACACCGACGCGACGCCTGGCGGATCTCGTGACGCCGCTGAATGCACAACGTCAACCCGATCCCGATGGGTCGTTCCTGTTGCCCGGCGCATCGACGATTTACCGCGAACAGGGAAAGCGATTCATTGCCATCAAATTTGAAGTCAGTGGCCGCGATCTCGCGGGGGCGGTCGCCGAGGCTCGGGCAACCGTTTCCCCATTGATCAAATCACCTTACCGGGCGGAATGGAGCGGCGAGTTCCGTCAGATGGAACAGGCGGAACAGCGGATGGCCAGCATGTTCGGAGTTTCGATGATCTTGATCTGCCTGCTTCTTTATCTTGCATTCCGCTCCTTTCTGGATGTGGGAGTCGTCCTTGCGAATGTGCTTTCGATGGGCATGGGCGGATTCTGGGCGCTCAAGCTTGCAGGACTCAATTTCAACATTTCGGCCGCCGTCGGTTTTATCTCGATCCTAGGCGTCGGAGTCATGGACGGACTCATTCTGGTGTCGTCATTCAACGCTCAGCGAGCGCACGGCGTGCCCTTAAGGGAAGCTTTATTCCAGACTGTTCAGCAGCGGATTCGGCCGGTGGTCATGACGCTGCTCACCGGAATTCTGGGCCTGCTGCCAGCTGCCTTATCCACGGCCATCGGATCGGACTCTCAGCGGCCGCTGGCCATCGTGGTCGTCGGAGGCATGTCGACGCTCCTTGTCGTGAACCTGACTCCAATCCTCTACAGCTTTTACGGTCACCGTACTCCACCCGCGGGTGCGGGGGATCTGGCTCACTGA
- a CDS encoding efflux RND transporter periplasmic adaptor subunit: MFASRTMRGVAIVGVIAAIAGAAFYFHETRNRHHLGKSASNHEYTKGVADNLAKVQRSGADELTLPETVIKRMGLTVAPVQTPTHAINLPGFQGVLALDNDRLSRVHARFGGEVVELGHSTDGSDPTLRVGEKVRRGDLLAVIWSTELGQKKSELVDALTKLKAEEQLRDRLKTLFKEGAGAGRSYRDAEKDVQSRLVEIASLDRSLRTWRVTDEDIAEIHAEATRVAKADELVETAMPSAEANDWAKVEVRAPMSGVILEKNVVVGDIVGTDTDLFKIGDLSQLAVWAHVYEEDLPLLESLPHPILWTVSLPSRQGTFPGMLEKVGAVIDPTQHTALVTGRVKNQSELLKIGQSVTVTVQLPPPEHELELPVTAVVEDGRQSVVFVQPASGELHFVRRPVHVVRRFRNTIYVRAAESGLQPGELIVTAGALMLQNAIDQLPDPTASTKTIAGSPTSPSSDSRGPG, encoded by the coding sequence ATGTTCGCATCCAGGACGATGCGGGGAGTGGCTATCGTCGGCGTCATCGCCGCCATTGCCGGCGCTGCGTTCTATTTTCACGAAACCCGTAATCGTCATCACTTGGGAAAATCCGCGTCCAATCACGAATATACCAAGGGGGTCGCAGACAACTTGGCAAAGGTCCAGCGGTCCGGCGCCGACGAACTCACGCTTCCAGAGACCGTGATCAAGCGGATGGGGCTGACGGTCGCCCCCGTGCAAACCCCGACGCATGCCATCAACCTGCCGGGGTTTCAGGGAGTATTGGCCCTGGACAATGATCGACTGTCTCGCGTGCATGCCCGATTCGGTGGTGAAGTCGTGGAGCTCGGTCATTCCACAGACGGTTCCGATCCCACGCTTCGCGTCGGAGAAAAAGTGCGCCGCGGCGATCTGCTGGCGGTCATCTGGAGTACCGAACTGGGGCAGAAAAAGAGCGAACTGGTGGATGCCCTGACCAAGCTGAAAGCCGAAGAGCAGTTGCGCGATCGCCTGAAGACACTGTTCAAGGAAGGGGCGGGTGCCGGACGTTCCTATCGAGATGCCGAGAAGGACGTTCAAAGCCGCCTGGTCGAAATTGCCAGCCTGGATCGGTCACTGCGAACGTGGCGTGTCACGGATGAAGACATTGCCGAAATTCACGCGGAAGCCACACGAGTTGCAAAGGCCGACGAACTCGTCGAAACGGCAATGCCTTCGGCCGAAGCCAACGACTGGGCCAAAGTCGAAGTCCGCGCGCCCATGAGTGGTGTCATTTTGGAAAAGAACGTCGTCGTCGGCGACATCGTGGGAACCGATACGGATCTGTTCAAAATCGGCGATCTGTCGCAACTCGCCGTCTGGGCACATGTCTATGAAGAAGATTTGCCACTCTTGGAATCGCTGCCGCACCCCATCTTGTGGACGGTCAGTTTGCCCTCACGGCAAGGGACATTTCCCGGAATGCTGGAAAAGGTCGGGGCGGTCATCGATCCAACCCAGCACACAGCGCTCGTGACCGGCCGCGTGAAAAATCAGTCCGAGTTACTCAAAATTGGTCAGTCGGTCACGGTGACGGTGCAACTGCCACCGCCCGAGCACGAGCTCGAGTTGCCCGTGACCGCCGTTGTCGAGGATGGCCGCCAGAGCGTGGTGTTCGTTCAACCGGCTTCTGGCGAACTGCACTTCGTGCGGCGACCCGTGCATGTGGTCCGGCGCTTCCGCAATACAATTTATGTCCGAGCTGCGGAAAGTGGACTTCAGCCCGGTGAACTCATTGTCACCGCCGGGGCACTGATGCTTCAGAATGCGATCGACCAACTTCCCGATCCGACCGCGTCCACAAAAACGATCGCAGGTTCCCCGACGAGTCCCTCATCCGACTCGCGCGGACCAGGATAA
- a CDS encoding TolC family protein, with translation MKRQATQWMGFVSIASLVLAGCRSAEKSISLSQRPDQRQSTSTDKDRESRSLATRKAQAASTETSQAPSSPEEVDDTGSITSVAWQVPEQPSSGVIDGDQSPSPSGDVLTLNELQEFAVTANPTLQQAYALLQQAQGNWAQVGLYPNPTLVWHDEANNAPFDAHFGVLSQDIVTGKKLQLNRAVASSDVQRAQLEAEAQNLRVLNEVQIRYIEVLGAERQVLVAEELLKIADDGVSVSERFFKAEQVSQADVLQATIQQRQTQILLRNARFRAAAARKSLGNVIGWPDMPPRPLGGALEDELQDVDWDVAWQELLNRSPQLHAAQARLASAQVQIHREQVEPIPNLQVSGGAGRDILPADQSFQMFTVSVGTNIPVWNRNQGNIMAAEGYYRAAQAEVTRLELSLRDDLADAYQRYQSARSEMEIYRDQIVPTAESNLALTQKAYEEGEFDFLRVLTARRDLFQARVNYVTALTDLRSAVIEIRGLLLTGGLDPTVSNPSPSNSAGQTSDAGH, from the coding sequence ATGAAACGCCAAGCCACACAATGGATGGGCTTCGTCAGTATTGCCAGTCTCGTTCTGGCTGGCTGCCGCAGTGCAGAGAAGTCGATCTCGCTCAGCCAGCGTCCCGACCAACGACAATCGACGTCCACCGACAAAGACCGCGAGTCGCGTTCCCTCGCCACGCGGAAGGCTCAGGCAGCGTCGACCGAGACGTCGCAGGCGCCATCATCCCCTGAGGAGGTGGACGACACAGGTTCCATTACGTCCGTGGCCTGGCAAGTCCCCGAACAGCCGTCATCGGGTGTGATCGATGGCGATCAATCACCGTCACCATCGGGTGATGTGTTGACTTTGAACGAACTGCAAGAGTTCGCCGTAACCGCAAATCCGACACTACAACAGGCGTATGCGCTGCTGCAACAGGCACAAGGGAACTGGGCCCAAGTGGGACTCTATCCAAACCCGACTCTCGTCTGGCACGATGAAGCGAACAACGCACCGTTTGACGCACACTTTGGTGTTCTTTCTCAAGACATTGTCACCGGCAAGAAATTGCAACTGAACCGCGCTGTTGCATCGTCCGACGTCCAGCGGGCGCAGTTGGAAGCCGAAGCACAAAACTTGCGAGTCTTGAATGAAGTCCAGATCCGTTACATCGAAGTACTCGGTGCCGAGCGGCAGGTGCTCGTGGCAGAAGAACTTCTGAAAATTGCTGACGACGGAGTCAGTGTGTCGGAACGGTTCTTTAAAGCAGAACAGGTTTCACAAGCCGACGTTCTTCAAGCGACCATCCAGCAGCGGCAAACACAAATCTTGTTACGGAACGCGCGGTTCCGCGCCGCGGCAGCGCGGAAGTCGCTCGGCAACGTCATCGGTTGGCCAGACATGCCACCGCGCCCGCTCGGGGGGGCTCTTGAGGATGAACTTCAGGACGTCGATTGGGATGTCGCCTGGCAGGAACTCTTGAATCGCAGCCCGCAGCTGCACGCCGCACAGGCGCGCCTCGCCTCGGCTCAGGTCCAGATCCACCGAGAACAAGTTGAGCCAATTCCAAATCTTCAAGTGAGTGGCGGTGCCGGACGAGACATTCTTCCCGCCGATCAAAGCTTCCAGATGTTCACGGTGTCGGTCGGCACGAATATTCCCGTCTGGAATCGAAACCAGGGAAATATCATGGCGGCCGAGGGTTACTATCGAGCTGCGCAAGCCGAGGTTACTCGTCTCGAGCTATCTCTGCGCGATGATCTGGCGGACGCCTATCAACGTTATCAGTCCGCTCGTAGCGAGATGGAGATTTACCGCGACCAAATTGTACCGACAGCGGAATCGAACCTGGCCCTGACGCAGAAGGCTTACGAAGAGGGGGAGTTTGACTTTCTACGCGTACTGACCGCGCGTCGCGACTTGTTCCAGGCGCGAGTCAACTATGTCACCGCGCTCACGGATCTACGGTCCGCGGTCATCGAAATACGCGGCTTGCTGCTGACGGGTGGTCTCGACCCGACGGTCAGCAATCCGTCACCGTCAAACTCGGCGGGCCAAACTTCTGATGCAGGACACTAA
- a CDS encoding GNAT family N-acetyltransferase, whose protein sequence is MPQLAEKMTNIAQDLGSSDAVPSQPLKMTSPHPVAPHVEFWVETVPGIDSLVAIQREWDDLAANAIEQNPFYESWMLIEGVKCFGANVDLQFDLVWQRNPRPNQPPFLVGLFPLECKRSFGGVPLRLRRVWQHKYLYYCVPLVRRGVATDVLHALFDSMSHGPQRAAALELHHLDLGGPFAQTLLEVTSERAASTFTVESYNRALIRPASSFDAYINSAMTNHNRKEVRRLARRLSEIGVPEVRVLTAVDDLDTWLNHFLQMEAAGWKGRESTALASDDVSRAYFKSIAQAAFARGQLMMVGLFLNQQPIALKCNFLAGEGSFAFKIAFDEAFSRFSPGVQLELENVRLLHQMPNTKWMDSCAAQHHFMIGRIWQERRTITKVIVSTGRRFDNLAVGLLAGLSFARKAFRRTPDRCANPTLKPQGTNDE, encoded by the coding sequence ATGCCCCAATTGGCTGAAAAAATGACGAACATCGCCCAAGACTTGGGATCGTCCGATGCCGTTCCGTCTCAGCCATTGAAAATGACGAGCCCCCATCCAGTGGCACCCCATGTCGAGTTCTGGGTCGAGACGGTCCCCGGCATCGATTCATTGGTGGCGATTCAACGGGAATGGGATGATTTGGCCGCGAACGCGATCGAGCAGAACCCGTTCTACGAATCTTGGATGCTGATCGAAGGCGTCAAATGCTTCGGGGCAAATGTCGATCTGCAGTTTGATCTTGTTTGGCAGCGGAACCCGCGTCCCAATCAACCGCCATTTCTGGTGGGGCTGTTCCCGCTCGAATGCAAGCGATCCTTTGGCGGAGTCCCACTTCGCCTGAGAAGAGTCTGGCAGCATAAATACTTGTATTACTGTGTGCCCTTGGTGCGTCGCGGCGTTGCGACCGATGTGTTGCATGCGTTGTTCGACAGCATGTCGCACGGTCCCCAACGGGCCGCCGCGTTGGAACTGCATCACCTCGACCTTGGTGGGCCATTCGCGCAGACTCTGCTCGAAGTCACGAGCGAACGTGCAGCATCGACGTTTACTGTCGAATCGTACAATCGCGCCCTGATTCGACCTGCAAGTAGTTTTGATGCCTACATCAACAGTGCGATGACGAATCACAACCGCAAGGAAGTTCGCCGTCTGGCACGACGGCTTTCTGAAATTGGTGTTCCGGAGGTGAGAGTGCTGACCGCTGTCGACGATCTTGACACGTGGTTGAATCACTTTTTGCAAATGGAAGCTGCCGGTTGGAAGGGGCGTGAGTCCACCGCCCTCGCGTCGGATGACGTCAGCCGTGCCTACTTTAAGTCGATCGCTCAAGCCGCGTTTGCGCGTGGGCAATTGATGATGGTGGGCCTATTTCTCAACCAGCAGCCGATCGCGCTCAAGTGTAATTTTCTGGCGGGAGAAGGCTCGTTCGCCTTCAAGATCGCGTTCGACGAAGCGTTCTCGCGATTCTCGCCAGGTGTACAGCTTGAACTCGAAAATGTTCGCCTTCTGCACCAAATGCCGAATACAAAATGGATGGATTCTTGTGCGGCCCAGCATCACTTCATGATTGGTCGAATTTGGCAGGAACGCCGCACCATCACCAAAGTGATCGTCTCAACGGGACGCCGATTCGACAACCTGGCCGTCGGACTTCTGGCGGGACTTTCATTCGCCCGTAAAGCCTTTCGGCGAACACCCGACCGGTGTGCGAATCCCACATTAAAACCTCAGGGAACAAACGATGAATAG
- a CDS encoding TolC family protein, protein MKLQSILQHALTGIFGCAAFAGCHGLQKDNARGTVPSQVVRVDRSDLARSGKNAVHDGAPDDQTRISNGDKNSHEQVPNDTKQANSTGVVKLVQWNESDELPSPDPSHQRLAPSDHELSMAGDGQVPPQLAQSLGGPRDSDIPLLSLDELQHLAASTNPTLQQAQSLVQQARGNWLQVGLYPNPSIQGEGAANNAPMDMFNMYVKQDIVTGRKLKLNRAVASHDVHRAQWEAEAQNLRVVNEVQIRYIAALGAQQQVTVAEELLKVAQEGVRISEKLLAGEQVSEADVMQARLQRGHTQILLRNAQFRAAATWKQLGNIVGWPDLPLRPLDGHLEDDVPDVNWDIAYQQLLSSSPLINAAKSRVAAAAVQVRREEAQPTPNLQLTSGVGRDFFTPQYMMYTLQFGFTLPTFNRNVGNVTAAVGELHAAQSEVDRLELSLRNKLASTFRKYQTARNQVITYRDSILPTAEMNLSLTLKQYEAGELDFLRVLTARRDLFEAKIEYVNALIDMRTTAIQIEGLLLTGGLDPLDSNPTPSNHAGQTASPGN, encoded by the coding sequence GTGAAACTTCAGTCAATCCTTCAGCATGCATTGACCGGCATCTTTGGATGTGCCGCGTTCGCAGGCTGCCATGGACTGCAGAAGGACAACGCCAGGGGAACCGTTCCCTCCCAGGTCGTACGCGTCGACCGTTCAGATCTAGCAAGATCAGGCAAGAATGCCGTTCACGACGGTGCCCCTGACGATCAGACCAGGATCTCGAATGGCGATAAAAATTCGCACGAGCAGGTTCCAAATGATACGAAGCAAGCGAACTCGACAGGCGTCGTGAAGCTCGTCCAGTGGAACGAGTCAGACGAGCTGCCCTCACCCGATCCCTCTCACCAGCGTCTTGCTCCAAGTGATCATGAGCTCTCAATGGCAGGCGATGGCCAGGTACCGCCGCAACTCGCTCAATCGCTGGGGGGGCCGCGAGACTCGGATATTCCGCTCCTGTCGCTCGACGAACTCCAACACTTGGCCGCCTCGACCAACCCGACGCTGCAGCAGGCGCAGAGCCTGGTGCAGCAGGCGCGAGGAAACTGGCTGCAAGTGGGATTGTATCCCAACCCCAGCATCCAAGGAGAAGGTGCCGCCAACAATGCCCCGATGGACATGTTCAATATGTACGTCAAACAGGACATTGTTACCGGCCGCAAGCTCAAGTTGAATCGTGCCGTGGCATCGCACGATGTGCACCGCGCTCAGTGGGAAGCCGAAGCACAAAATCTGCGAGTCGTCAACGAGGTTCAGATTCGCTACATCGCAGCACTTGGGGCACAGCAGCAAGTCACGGTCGCAGAAGAGTTGCTGAAGGTCGCGCAGGAAGGCGTCCGAATTTCCGAAAAGCTGCTCGCCGGGGAGCAAGTTTCCGAAGCCGACGTGATGCAGGCTCGATTGCAACGCGGCCACACTCAGATCCTGCTCCGCAACGCCCAGTTCCGCGCCGCGGCCACGTGGAAACAACTTGGCAACATCGTTGGCTGGCCTGACCTTCCGCTTCGACCTTTAGACGGTCATCTGGAAGACGATGTTCCGGATGTCAACTGGGACATCGCGTATCAGCAACTGCTTAGCTCCAGCCCATTGATCAATGCCGCGAAGTCGCGGGTCGCCGCGGCGGCCGTCCAGGTCAGGCGCGAGGAAGCGCAACCCACCCCAAACTTGCAACTGACGAGTGGCGTTGGACGTGACTTCTTTACGCCGCAATACATGATGTACACGCTGCAATTCGGTTTCACGCTTCCAACGTTCAATCGCAATGTCGGTAACGTCACGGCCGCCGTCGGTGAACTTCATGCCGCGCAATCCGAAGTGGATCGACTCGAACTCTCCCTGCGCAACAAACTGGCCAGTACCTTTCGTAAATATCAAACGGCACGCAATCAGGTCATCACTTATCGCGATTCGATCCTGCCCACGGCCGAGATGAATTTGTCTCTGACCTTGAAGCAGTACGAAGCGGGAGAACTTGATTTCCTGCGGGTCCTGACGGCGCGACGCGATCTCTTCGAGGCGAAGATCGAGTACGTCAATGCGCTCATCGACATGCGGACGACCGCGATCCAGATCGAAGGACTGCTGTTGACCGGCGGCCTCGATCCGCTTGATTCAAATCCCACTCCGTCCAATCACGCGGGACAGACGGCCAGCCCCGGCAACTAG
- a CDS encoding sigma-70 family RNA polymerase sigma factor, with the protein MDQNSDEFVKLLTASQPSLYACILSLLPDRIAAQDVLQEVSLTLWHKADDFEQGTNFMAWAGRIARYHVMNYRRKMSRDRLIFDEELIRELCERQEAMADDVNRYAESLRECLAQLPSEQRELLAIRYASDGSVKKLAEMRGQTVGAISQMLYRIRESLLNCVSQRL; encoded by the coding sequence ATGGATCAGAATTCGGATGAATTCGTCAAACTGCTGACCGCGTCGCAACCCAGTTTGTATGCGTGCATCCTGTCTTTGCTGCCAGACCGTATCGCAGCTCAGGATGTTCTTCAAGAAGTGAGTCTGACTCTGTGGCACAAGGCGGACGACTTTGAGCAAGGAACGAATTTCATGGCTTGGGCCGGCAGGATTGCCCGGTACCACGTAATGAACTACCGCCGGAAAATGAGCCGAGACCGATTGATCTTTGACGAAGAGCTCATCCGGGAACTGTGTGAGCGACAAGAGGCCATGGCAGACGATGTGAATCGGTATGCGGAATCGCTTCGGGAATGTCTGGCACAACTTCCGAGCGAACAGCGCGAGTTGCTAGCCATTCGGTATGCGTCGGATGGTTCGGTCAAGAAGCTCGCCGAGATGCGAGGGCAGACAGTCGGGGCGATTTCTCAAATGCTTTACCGCATTCGCGAGTCGCTGCTGAACTGTGTGTCGCAACGGCTGTAG